In a genomic window of Helianthus annuus cultivar XRQ/B chromosome 10, HanXRQr2.0-SUNRISE, whole genome shotgun sequence:
- the LOC118483335 gene encoding uncharacterized protein LOC118483335, with translation MVMCKCGRAALMKTSKTSKNPERRFYTCPQMRSKCKFFVWIDPPVNSPPSPELGFHKAPNHSSSIEVRFEELKHEIRRKDAALVMSWCILVGLLVLILVVVLISLLLKPS, from the exons ATGGTGATGTGCAAGTGTGGTAGAGCAGCATTGATGAAGACATCGAAGACCTCCAAAAACCCTGAACGGAGATTTTATACATGCCCACAAATG AGATCAAAATGTAAGTTCTTTGTGTGGATTGATCCTCCTGTGAACTCTCCTCCATCCCCAGAGTTAGGGTTTCATAAAGCCCCAAATCACAGTTCGAGCATTGAAGTCAGATTTGAAGAATTGAAGCATGAAATTAGAAGAAAGGATGCTGCATTAGTGATGAGTTGGTGTATACTTGTTGGCCTTTTAGTGTTAATCCTTGTAGTTGTTTTGATCAGTCTTCTTTTGAAGCCTTCATAA